One genomic region from Bacteroidales bacterium encodes:
- the pyrB gene encoding aspartate carbamoyltransferase, producing the protein MKNRNLISINDFSKEEQLRILELAAEFEENPTQKILEDYVVATLFFEPSTRTRLSFESAASRLGAKVIGFSSAASTSVSKGETLKDTILTVSSYSDIIVMRHPREGSARWAAEVSPVPVINAGDGANQHPTQTLLDMYSIKKTQGTLDNLNIAFIGDLKYGRTVHSLTMALTQFNTTFHLVSPIELKLPSYVKRHIKEKKLVYHQYTDLMEVIPQADIIYMTRIQRERFSDPIEYEKVKNAYNLDNSMLANARENMRILHPLPRVNEIAEDVDSNPKAYYFQQALNGVYVRQALLATILGVKE; encoded by the coding sequence ATGAAAAACAGAAACCTGATCTCGATCAATGATTTTTCAAAAGAAGAGCAACTTCGCATTCTCGAGCTTGCTGCCGAATTTGAGGAAAATCCCACCCAAAAAATCCTTGAGGATTATGTCGTTGCCACCCTTTTCTTCGAGCCTTCCACCCGGACACGCCTAAGTTTCGAAAGTGCAGCTTCGCGTCTTGGCGCCAAAGTTATCGGGTTTTCCTCTGCTGCATCAACCAGCGTTTCCAAAGGCGAAACGCTCAAGGACACCATCCTTACGGTGAGCAGTTATTCGGACATCATTGTGATGCGTCATCCGCGTGAAGGGAGCGCCCGCTGGGCAGCTGAAGTGTCCCCGGTTCCGGTTATCAATGCAGGCGACGGCGCAAATCAGCATCCAACCCAGACCCTGCTCGACATGTACTCGATCAAAAAAACCCAGGGAACACTCGACAACCTGAACATCGCCTTCATCGGCGACCTGAAATACGGGCGTACCGTCCACTCGCTCACCATGGCGCTCACCCAGTTCAACACTACCTTTCACCTGGTTTCGCCGATTGAGCTGAAATTGCCAAGCTACGTCAAAAGACACATCAAAGAAAAAAAATTGGTTTATCATCAATACACCGACCTGATGGAAGTGATCCCCCAGGCTGATATCATTTATATGACCCGCATTCAGCGCGAGCGATTCAGCGATCCTATCGAATATGAAAAAGTGAAAAATGCTTACAACCTCGATAACTCCATGCTTGCCAATGCACGCGAAAATATGCGGATTTTACATCCCCTGCCACGTGTGAACGAAATTGCCGAGGACGTGGACAGCAACCCCAAAGCCTATTATTTTCAGCAGGCGCTCAACGGGGTATATGTTCGCCAGGCGCTGTTAGCAACAATTCTGGGGGTAAAAGAGTGA
- a CDS encoding 50S ribosomal protein L9, whose protein sequence is MEVILKQDVDNLGYQNEIVKVKNGYARNYLIPQGLAILATETNRKVLAEVQRQKSFKEQKLRKDAETTQKLLEKLELKIGAKAGTSGKIFGSVNSIQIAEALKEKGYDIDRKKIDVDGDNIKETGTYTAKVHLFREIKAIVNFEVLAE, encoded by the coding sequence ATGGAAGTAATTTTGAAACAAGATGTAGATAATCTCGGCTACCAAAACGAGATCGTAAAAGTGAAAAACGGTTACGCCAGGAATTACCTTATTCCTCAGGGTTTAGCAATTCTGGCCACCGAAACCAACCGCAAAGTACTGGCCGAAGTGCAGCGTCAGAAATCGTTCAAAGAACAAAAGCTGCGTAAAGATGCCGAAACCACACAGAAGCTGCTCGAAAAACTCGAGTTGAAAATTGGAGCAAAAGCCGGAACATCAGGAAAGATCTTCGGATCGGTCAACTCGATTCAGATTGCCGAAGCCCTCAAAGAAAAAGGCTATGACATTGACCGCAAAAAGATTGACGTTGACGGCGACAACATTAAAGAGACCGGTACCTACACTGCTAAAGTTCACCTCTTCAGAGAGATCAAAGCAATCGTAAATTTTGAGGTACTTGCCGAATAG
- a CDS encoding DUF3109 family protein → MIIIDNTTISDDLESIQFVCNVKKCKGACCVAGDAGAPLLEEEIGQLEDGLEEIRKYMTEAGIRVVDANGVIDYDVAGEFVTPLINGRECAFANFTDGVAWCAIEKAFEEGKIKFRKPVSCHLYPVRITKYAAYDAVNYHAWEICRPALVHGKRLGVPLYVFLKDSLIRRYGKTWYSKLEKEVAQIKKNRK, encoded by the coding sequence ATGATCATAATAGACAACACCACGATTTCGGACGACCTGGAGAGCATTCAGTTTGTCTGCAATGTGAAAAAATGCAAAGGCGCCTGCTGCGTGGCCGGAGATGCCGGCGCGCCGCTGCTCGAGGAGGAGATCGGGCAACTGGAGGACGGATTGGAAGAAATCAGGAAATATATGACCGAAGCCGGAATCAGGGTAGTTGACGCGAATGGCGTGATTGATTATGATGTGGCCGGTGAATTTGTAACTCCGTTGATTAATGGTCGTGAATGTGCCTTTGCCAATTTCACCGACGGCGTTGCCTGGTGTGCCATCGAAAAGGCTTTCGAAGAGGGAAAGATCAAATTCAGGAAACCGGTTTCTTGTCATCTTTATCCTGTAAGGATCACAAAATACGCTGCTTATGATGCAGTGAACTATCATGCCTGGGAGATTTGCCGTCCGGCGCTGGTGCATGGAAAGCGGTTGGGCGTGCCACTCTATGTCTTCCTTAAAGATTCACTGATCCGCCGTTATGGGAAAACCTGGTACAGCAAGTTGGAGAAAGAGGTTGCACAGATTAAAAAGAACCGAAAATAA
- a CDS encoding type II toxin-antitoxin system HicB family antitoxin, producing the protein MKREFKVIIEKDSEGYLVASVSELPGCHTQAKSFDKLQDRVKEAIELYLMENGELN; encoded by the coding sequence ATGAAAAGAGAGTTCAAAGTGATAATTGAAAAGGATTCGGAGGGTTACCTGGTTGCAAGTGTTTCAGAACTGCCTGGTTGCCATACTCAGGCAAAATCTTTTGACAAACTACAGGATAGAGTCAAGGAAGCAATTGAATTGTATTTAATGGAAAATGGCGAATTGAATTAA
- a CDS encoding 30S ribosomal protein S6 gives MLNQYETVFILTPVLSEEQMKEAVKKYQDMLRSKGAEVVHEEHWGMRKLAYPIQKKSTGFYHLIEYRAGGELIAEVELALKRDERVIRFLTVRLDKHAVVYNDKKRAKSKEAVKEEAN, from the coding sequence ATGTTAAACCAGTATGAAACCGTTTTCATTTTAACTCCCGTTTTGTCTGAAGAACAGATGAAGGAAGCGGTAAAGAAGTACCAGGACATGTTGAGATCCAAGGGTGCTGAGGTTGTTCATGAGGAACACTGGGGTATGCGCAAGCTGGCCTACCCGATCCAGAAAAAGTCCACCGGATTTTATCACCTTATCGAGTACAGAGCCGGCGGCGAGTTGATCGCCGAAGTAGAACTGGCGCTCAAACGCGATGAACGTGTGATCCGTTTCCTTACCGTTAGACTTGACAAACACGCTGTTGTCTACAACGACAAGAAGCGGGCAAAATCAAAAGAAGCCGTTAAGGAAGAAGCAAACTAA
- a CDS encoding 30S ribosomal protein S18: MAQPNSDIKFLTPIAVDVKKKKYCRFKKSGIKYIDYKDADFLLKFVNEQGKILPRRLTGTSTKYQKKVSQAIKRARHLALMPYVADLLK; the protein is encoded by the coding sequence ATGGCACAACCGAATTCAGATATTAAATTTTTAACCCCGATTGCAGTAGATGTAAAAAAGAAAAAATACTGCCGCTTCAAAAAATCAGGGATCAAATACATTGACTACAAAGACGCAGACTTTCTGCTGAAATTTGTTAACGAGCAGGGCAAAATTTTGCCACGCCGCCTTACCGGTACATCCACCAAGTACCAGAAAAAAGTGTCGCAGGCCATCAAACGTGCCCGCCACCTTGCTTTAATGCCTTATGTTGCTGACTTACTTAAATAG
- the tpx gene encoding thiol peroxidase, producing the protein MAKITLQGNPCSTVGNLPALGTKSPAFSLVKSDLSSLSLEDLKGKKVVLNIFPSLETGVCAASIRRFNAEAAKLKNTVVVCVSKDLPFAHKRFCTTEGIENVVTASNFRDGSFGNDYGVTILDGPFEGLNARSVVVLDEEGIVKYTEQVPEIAQEPDYEAALKAV; encoded by the coding sequence ATGGCAAAAATTACATTGCAGGGTAATCCTTGCAGTACTGTGGGTAATCTACCTGCACTTGGGACAAAATCACCGGCATTCAGCCTGGTAAAATCTGACCTCAGTTCACTTAGTCTTGAAGATTTGAAGGGGAAGAAAGTTGTTCTCAACATATTCCCAAGTCTTGAAACTGGCGTTTGCGCCGCTTCGATTCGCAGATTCAACGCTGAAGCAGCAAAATTGAAAAATACAGTAGTTGTTTGCGTTTCTAAAGATCTGCCATTTGCTCACAAACGTTTTTGTACCACCGAGGGCATCGAAAACGTGGTTACAGCCTCCAATTTCAGAGATGGTAGCTTTGGTAACGATTATGGCGTGACTATCCTTGATGGCCCGTTTGAAGGACTGAATGCAAGATCGGTCGTTGTTTTAGATGAAGAAGGCATAGTGAAATACACCGAACAAGTTCCTGAAATAGCCCAGGAGCCAGATTACGAAGCTGCATTGAAGGCAGTTTAA
- a CDS encoding SagB/ThcOx family dehydrogenase has protein sequence MNKITLPLIAFFMAFQTISAQPAGEIQLPQPKKSGGMPLFEALNNRHSSREFSEKELDLQTLSTLLWSAHGFNRMEDKKRTTPTSRNKQEMEVYVAMKSGLYLYNAWENKLVLKVAEDIRAATGLQDYVASAPVNLIFVANMEKVEDPASERQLMASHINTGYIAQNVYLFCASEGLVTVSRAWFDYDTLSGAMKINPLQKIILCQTVGYAAE, from the coding sequence ATGAACAAGATTACTTTACCTCTAATTGCATTTTTTATGGCATTTCAAACCATTTCGGCACAGCCTGCAGGCGAAATTCAACTTCCTCAGCCAAAAAAATCGGGGGGTATGCCTCTCTTTGAAGCATTAAACAACAGACATTCGTCAAGAGAATTTTCGGAAAAAGAACTTGACTTACAAACCCTTTCCACCCTTTTATGGTCGGCGCATGGATTTAACCGCATGGAAGATAAAAAGCGCACCACGCCAACATCGCGCAACAAGCAGGAAATGGAAGTTTATGTGGCCATGAAAAGCGGGCTATATCTCTATAATGCCTGGGAAAACAAGTTAGTGCTTAAAGTGGCTGAGGATATCCGCGCTGCAACCGGGTTGCAGGATTATGTGGCTTCTGCACCGGTCAACCTGATCTTCGTTGCCAACATGGAAAAGGTGGAAGACCCTGCATCAGAGCGGCAATTGATGGCGTCGCACATCAATACCGGATACATTGCCCAAAATGTTTACCTCTTTTGCGCTTCCGAAGGGCTGGTCACTGTTTCGCGCGCCTGGTTCGATTATGATACGCTGTCCGGCGCCATGAAAATCAATCCGCTGCAGAAAATTATTCTTTGCCAGACTGTCGGGTATGCCGCAGAATAA
- a CDS encoding aspartate carbamoyltransferase regulatory subunit, translating into MENTDQRKELKVSAIENGTVIDHIPAKSLFRVIRILGLDRMEEQILFGTNLDSKKYGKKGIIKVSNIFFKSEEINKIALVAPTATLIVIKDYKVVTKTQVEIPKYVEKIVKCFNPNCITNHESVVTKFDVIEEEGGLKLSCHYCEKTTSKEDMVFL; encoded by the coding sequence ATGGAAAATACAGACCAAAGAAAAGAGCTGAAAGTATCAGCCATCGAAAACGGCACAGTGATAGATCATATTCCTGCCAAAAGTTTATTCCGGGTGATCAGAATTTTGGGGCTTGACCGGATGGAAGAGCAAATCCTGTTTGGTACCAACCTCGACAGTAAAAAATATGGCAAAAAAGGGATCATCAAAGTGAGCAATATTTTCTTCAAAAGTGAAGAAATCAACAAGATAGCTCTTGTTGCCCCTACAGCTACACTTATCGTCATCAAAGATTACAAAGTGGTTACCAAAACGCAGGTGGAAATTCCGAAATATGTCGAAAAAATCGTCAAGTGTTTCAATCCCAATTGCATCACTAACCACGAAAGCGTCGTAACAAAATTTGATGTGATTGAAGAGGAAGGCGGCTTAAAACTGAGCTGCCACTATTGCGAAAAGACCACTTCAAAGGAGGATATGGTTTTCCTGTAG